The bacterium genomic sequence GATCATCCACGCGCAGGGGGATCGATACGAGCGGCCGCGACCAATCGCTCGAATCGTCCGATTCTCCGAAGGCGGTCTCGCCTTCCGCAACAGAGCAACCGACCAGGCCTTGTCCAAGGTGCACGGCGGGCACATCCCCGAGCTCTGCTCCCTCCGACGCTACCGGCTCCAGTGCCCCGCTCTTCTCGTCGAGGACGTAGACCGCAAAAACCTCAGCACCAATCAGGTTGATCACGATCTCGATCACGATCCTGAAGACTTCGGATAGATCCAATGTCGAGTGGAGTTGGAAGCTCGCCACGTAGAGGTTCGCGAGAGAGTTGTTCTCCTCTTCGATCTCAAGATGTCGATTGGCGAATTGCTGGTTCTCGTCCTCGAGCGCAGCCACACGCTCGATGACGTCATGGTTTTCAGTCTCCAAGCCCTCGATTCGTTCCAGCAACTGGGAGCGCAACTTGTCCCATTCGCCGTTGTCCTTGGCGGCGTCCTGCTGATGCGACTGGACGTTGGCCAGACGTTCGCGAAGCGATTTGTTCTGCTCCAGGATCTCACGGGTGAATTCAGCACCCCGGCGAAACAGGCCAAGCACTTCGTCGGCTCGATCGAACACGTCATTGCTCATGGTCGGACCTTCTCTAATCCCTTCCACCGGATTGGATCAAGGCGGGGATCTCTCCCAGCGGCGCCACGAGGTCGGCGGCCCCTGCGCGAATCACCTGCTGCGGCATTCCAAAGATCACTGCCGTCTCCTCGGATTCGGCGAAGACGCACCCGCCGGCCTCGCGGATCTCGAGGGCACCCCGACGACCGTCGTCGCCCATGCCGGTGAGAACGACGCCCAGGAGGTCCGATCCGAAATGCTTGGCGGCCGAAGAGAACATGCGATCGACTGCCGGAGCGTATTTGTCGCCGGGCGCAGAAGGCACGACGACCGCCTGCGGAATTCCGGCATGGTTTTCGAACTCGAGATGGCTTCCACCGGGTGCAACCAAGATCGTACCCTCCTCGATGCTGCTGCCCGTCTCGGCTTCCTGGGCCCGAAAGGCGGTCAGGCGGTCGATGCGGGCCGCGAAGCTCTGGGTAAAGCCTTTCGGCATGTGCTGGGAAACGATGAAGCCACAAGCAGGGGGGACGGTGAATGCGCTGAACAGCTGCATCAACGCCGCCGGACCACCGGTCGAGGCACCAATCGCCACGACCCGCGGGGTGCCGTCCGACCCGGCACTCGGCGCAGCAGCCGCTGGTGTGGCCCCGATGCGTTCTTGCACCTTGTCGATGCGAAGTTGCCGGATGGCGTGGACTTTGCGGATCAGCTCCCGCTCGATCGTCTGGAGTTCGGGACTCGCGCGTAGGGTCGGCTTCGCGAGAAAATCCACCGCGCCCAGATCGAGAGCCCGAAAGACGTCCTGATCCCCCGAACGACCACTCACCACGATCACTGGCGTCGGCTTCTTCGCCATGATGATGCGCAGGAACGTGAAGCCATCCATACGGGGCATTTCGAGATCGAGCGTAATCAGGTCGAAATCGGTCTCGAGCGCCATGCGAAGCGCTTCTTCGCCATCTCGCGCCCAGCCGGCGACTTCGATCAGCGGCGAGCCCTCGAGCATTCGAATCAGGCTTCTTCGCGTGAAGGCGGAATCGTCGATCACCAGCACACGGATGCGCTCGCTCGCCTTCATGCCTCCTCCCTCTCGAACGGCGAAATCGCGGCTCGCGCCGCGGCATGCCAGGGATCGAGCAACTCCTCACCGGGAAGCGGGCGGCGGTAGACCATATCCCGCTTCAAGTGAGTGAGACTGAAGGCGCTCGACACATTGATCAGGGACTCAGCGTGGCCCAGGAGCAGGTAGCCGCCGGGCTGTAGCTTGTCGTGAAAACGTTCCACGACGTTGCGCTTGGTCTCGAGATCGAAGTAGATGATCACGTTCCGGCAGAGAACCACATCCATCGAACCCAACAGATCCGCGCGGGACCGATCGAGCAGATTGACCCGCGTGAAGACGACATGGCGTTTGATCTCGTCGGAGATCCGCCATAGCCCCTCCTGCTCCGTGAAATATTTCTTCTGGAGGTGGTCCAGGCCTTCCCGAAACGAGGCGGGTCGATACACACCGTGGCGAGCCTTCTGGAGGACAGCGCCCGAGATATCCGACGCGTAGACACGGAAATCTTCGCCCGGCTCGAGACCAGCCTCCTGGGCCATCATCACGATCGAGTACGGCTCTTCGCCGCTCGAGCATCCCGCAGACCAGATGCTCAGAGTTCGTCCGCCGGCTTTGCGACGGCGCTCCAGGCCCTCGGGGATGATCTCCTCGACGAGCGCCTGAAGTTGAGAGCCCTCCCGGAAGAAGTACGTCTCATTCGTGGTAAGTGCATCGATGGCGTGTCCGAGCTCCGCATCGCCCTGGCCCGGCTTGCGAAGCAGGAAGTGGTAGGCGGAGAAGCTTCCGAGGTCGAGTTCCCGCACACGACGTGCCAACCGCTTCTCGAGCAGGAAACGGGTATCTTCCCCGAAATGCAGTCCGCAATAGCTCCGGAAGAAATCCCGGAACATGCGGAACTCCGCATCGGAAAGAGAAGGATCGTCTCGCTCGAACGCCATGGCTACTCGAGGATGTCCAGCGCACTGAAGATCGCACGGCGCACAAATTCGTCGGCCTCCGATTCCAGGCAGCGAAGAATCGCTGGGACCGCCGTGCGGGATCGTCTCTCCGCCAGCACGTCGACCACCTGGGCCCGCACGGCCCAATGTTCGTGAGCCAGAAGAGGCAGAAGTTCCGTGAGCGCCAGGGGCTCCGCATGACGTCCAATACAGGCGATGGCAGCCATCACGACTTCTGCGTCATCTGCGCCTAGCGCCGTGCTTGCCAGCGTCGCGGCACTTCCGCCGCCAAGCCGGTCCAGGACTTCGAGACCTGCCATGGCCGGCGCGCTACCCCGCCGAATGGCCGCCGAAACCAACTCAAGGATCCGGGGCCGAGCTTCTTCCATCCCGTGCTTTGAAGCCCAGAGCCCGAGGGCGCGAAGCGCAGCGACACGCGCCCGCTCATCGAGATCGTCTGCCAGATGTGCCAGATCGGACATCACGGACGGGTCGGCTGAGACCGTGAGGGCGTACGCGGCGCCGATTCTCACGCGTACGTCTTCATCCGCCAAAGAGAGTCTCAATGTTTCGAGAGGCGGGGACGTGGAAACCGACGCGATTCCCTTCACGGCAGCGCGGCGCACGTCTGGCGAGGGATCGGCTGAAAGGCGCGTCAACACATCCAGCTGCCGAGAGTCTCCGACGTTCCCGATCACTTCGGTCGCGGCCAGCCGGAACGTCTCACCCTCGTCGAAGAGAAGATTCTCGAGCGCCTCCACCACCGGAACGGAATCGTCTTCCCCGATGGATTGAAGGGCGGCGGCGGAAGCTGCCAACTCTTCGCTTCCCCAGTCTCCGGTCTCTCTTGCCGCCGCGCTGAGAAGGCTGATCAGGGCAGCGACCGGCTCGAGCGCCCGGTGCTGACCCAGGGCTCGCGCAGCATCGGCACGTACCTCATGGTTCGTGTCAGCGAGCGCGCGCAGCAGGACACCGCGCCCGTCTTCGCCTGGAGTTGCTCCCAGGATGCGGCAGGCCATGCGCCGTTCCTCAGTCGTGAGTTCATCGAAGCCCGCCTCGACTGGCGGCACGACCGCCTGGCCCATCGTCTCCAGCGCCGCGAGCACAACCTCCGCGAGGGCTTCGTCGGACGCCGCCCCCAGCATGGGAAGGACGGCCTCTGGGTAGCCTAACATTCCGAGCAACTGGACGGCCGCCAGCTGCGCCGGAAGATCGCCAACGCGAACCTGCGCGCTCGCGAACGCAAAGGACTCACCCTCAGGACCGATCGCCTGCTTGATCTCGCGCTCGCGCGCCTCGTTCTCGCACCCGGGGCGCGCGCAGATGCGAACCAGAGCCTCGAGCGCCGCCTCCCGGGCCGATCGACCGCCGCTCTCGAGGCCCTTCAGGAGCACCTGCACGGAACCGGGTTCATCGTTGTGGCCCAGCACAGAATAGGCTGCAGCGCGAAGCAACGAATCCTCCGATGCGGAGCGCAGGACGTCTGCGTCTACCTGGGCTTCCAATCGGTCCAGGGCACGCAATGCCGAGAGCCGAACCAGGATCTCCGGATCCGCGCTCACCAGACGCAACAGAATCGGATGACAGTCTTCGTTCCCGACACAGCCCAGGGCTTCCGCACCGGCGCCCCGCACGTTCGGGTCCGGGTCCGAAAGCACGTGCAAGAGATGCGGGACGGCAGCGGGATCTCCGATCCCTGCCAGGGCATCGACAGCCTGTTTGCGCACGTCGATATCGGGTACCCCGCACGCCCCGAACAACACTGGAAGCGCGAAGGAGCCGCAACGCATCAGCGCCTCCAGCGCGGCATTCCGCCTGCCCGGGTTCTCCCCATCGGCCAGGGCCTCGACCAGCGCCGGAATCGCGGCAGAAGTCTCGGGCGTCTCCGAGAGCCGCTCGATCGCTGCCTTCCGGACTCGCCAGCTCGGATCTGCGAGCTGCGCAACCAGCGCGGGAATCGCCTCGTTTGGAGGAAGGGTCGTGAGCCGCTCGACCGCGAGACGACGAACCTCTTCGTCGGAACTCGTCAGATCAGAGAGGAGCTGACCGTGATGTTCGCGATCCGCGGGGCTCACTCCATCCCCCGAGCGCGGGCAACCCGCAACAGTTCTTCTAGGAGGAAATCATTCTTGGATCTCACGTACTCGTCGACGCGCCGCTCGAACAAACCGCGGCCCTCATCGAGCTCGGCAGTCATCGCCTGGGCGACATCCCCTGCGGCAACGGCGGCGGAAAACTTTTCCTCGTTGTAGAGCACGATATCCGACACGATGATTCGGGCGAGGCGCTCCGCCTGGGCGCGTTCCTCA encodes the following:
- the cheB gene encoding chemotaxis-specific protein-glutamate methyltransferase CheB, which codes for MKASERIRVLVIDDSAFTRRSLIRMLEGSPLIEVAGWARDGEEALRMALETDFDLITLDLEMPRMDGFTFLRIIMAKKPTPVIVVSGRSGDQDVFRALDLGAVDFLAKPTLRASPELQTIERELIRKVHAIRQLRIDKVQERIGATPAAAAPSAGSDGTPRVVAIGASTGGPAALMQLFSAFTVPPACGFIVSQHMPKGFTQSFAARIDRLTAFRAQEAETGSSIEEGTILVAPGGSHLEFENHAGIPQAVVVPSAPGDKYAPAVDRMFSSAAKHFGSDLLGVVLTGMGDDGRRGALEIREAGGCVFAESEETAVIFGMPQQVIRAGAADLVAPLGEIPALIQSGGRD
- a CDS encoding GAF domain-containing protein, with the translated sequence MSNDVFDRADEVLGLFRRGAEFTREILEQNKSLRERLANVQSHQQDAAKDNGEWDKLRSQLLERIEGLETENHDVIERVAALEDENQQFANRHLEIEEENNSLANLYVASFQLHSTLDLSEVFRIVIEIVINLIGAEVFAVYVLDEKSGALEPVASEGAELGDVPAVHLGQGLVGCSVAEGETAFGESDDSSDWSRPLVSIPLRVDDRAIGAIAIFRLLSQKTEFTPLDHELFTLLAGHAATAIFAAQLFSDSERKLNTIQGFIDLLTK
- a CDS encoding protein-glutamate O-methyltransferase CheR, with the translated sequence MAFERDDPSLSDAEFRMFRDFFRSYCGLHFGEDTRFLLEKRLARRVRELDLGSFSAYHFLLRKPGQGDAELGHAIDALTTNETYFFREGSQLQALVEEIIPEGLERRRKAGGRTLSIWSAGCSSGEEPYSIVMMAQEAGLEPGEDFRVYASDISGAVLQKARHGVYRPASFREGLDHLQKKYFTEQEGLWRISDEIKRHVVFTRVNLLDRSRADLLGSMDVVLCRNVIIYFDLETKRNVVERFHDKLQPGGYLLLGHAESLINVSSAFSLTHLKRDMVYRRPLPGEELLDPWHAAARAAISPFEREEA